The Candidatus Bathyarchaeota archaeon DNA window GCAATTGCTACACATGTTCTTCCAGTCTTTAGAGGTGAGGAAGTGACCGACGAGGTCATAGATGGACCTAATTCGGTGATATACGAACAGGCGGAGGACAATTTCTATGCAAAGATGGCGGTCCTTTCTCTGACCATGTCCAAGGAAGCGATGCTCTGACCTCTATTCATTTCGGTACATAACGAAAGAGATCTGATGGATCAGAAGTCTTGTCATAGGTTGAAAGCTATTTGTTTTTATACTACAATGCTTTTCCATTAAGTCATTTCTAATTCACAGAGGTAAGAACTATGCGAAAAACAGCGGTTGTTGCCATTGGCGGCAACTCCCTAATTAGAGATAAAGGCCATCAGACCGTTCCCGATCAGTTTGAGACCACTCGTGAGAACTGTAAATATATTTCTAGCATGATAGAACATGGTTGGAACGTGGTCATAACCCACGGCAACGGACCCCAAGTGGGTTTCATTCTGTTGCGTTCGGATTTGGCAAGTCACGTTTTGCATACTGTACCACTCGATTCCTGTGGGGCTGACACTCAGGGAGCTCTCGGTTACATGATTCAACAGTGTTTATACAACGAGTTTGAGAAGCGAAACATCGAAAAGCAGGCAGTTACAGTGATAACTCAGGTGTTGGTGGACAGTAACGATCCGTCCTTTCAGAATCCCACAAAGCCAATAGGGTCCTTTCTTGATAAAGAAAAAGCAAGAAAGTTCCGAGATGAACTTGGATGGAATGTGACGGAAGATGCTGGACGAGGCTGGAGACGTGTAGTGCCCTCACCGAGACCTTTGCGTATCATTGAAATTAATGCTATAAAAGCTCTTGTTAGCCGAGGTTTTGTAGTAACAGCTGTGGGCGGCGGAGGAATTCCAGTAATTGAAAAAGACGGACGATTGGTGGGAGTTGAGGCAGTTATTGACAAGGACTATGCCTCAGCTCTCCTTGCTATTGATATGAAGGTTGATCTTTTCGTAATATCCACAGACGTTGAGAAAGTGGCTTTAAATTTTGGCAAGCCCAATCAAGAACTGCTGGATAGAATGACTTTAGCTGAAGCAAAGAAGTATTATAAAGAGGGGCACTTTCCAAAAGGAAGCATGGGCCCAAAAATCGAAGCCATCATCAACTTCCTCGAGAGTGGAGGTACAAAAGCTCTCATAACGAACTCCGAGAATATTGAACGCGCATTGCTTGGAAAGACTGGAACGTTGATTGTACCTTAGACAAGTTATGCATGCATCATTTTGAAAAGTCCACCCACGCGTTAACTATGAGGTTGGTATCCACTCGCCACACCGAGTGCATCCCCACGGGCCCGCCACTTTTCAGGTGCAAATCATTACATCTGTGAATGTGCAGGTTTTTCTAGCGATCAAATGAGTAATAATGCGTCAAGTTGATCAAACTATACTCTACGAGAATACGTAACAGTTATACTTCTGGAAGGGTATTGATAACCGCAAAAGTTGATGAAGAGATGCAGTTGCCTTTAAGCAAGGAAAAAATGATTGAACTGTACAAAGTAATGTTGAGAATCAGACGTTTCGAAGAAAAAGTAAGTGAACTGTTCGCTAAAGGTTTGCTTCCTGGGTTTGTTCACCTTTACATTGGACAGGAAGCAGTTGCCGCTGGAGTGTGCACAAATTTAAGGAAAGACGATTACGTATTAAGCACACACCGTGGACATGGACACTGCATCGCAAAAGGTGCAGACTTGAAAAGGATGATGGCAGAGCTTTTTGGCAAAAAAACTGGTTATTGCAAAGGGAAAGGTGGTTCTATGCACATTGCAGATTATAGTTCAGGTATATTGGGCGCAAATGCGATAGTGGGTGCGAGTATACCTATTGCCACCGGTGCAGCCTTTGCGGCTAAATCAAGAGAAACTGATCAAGTGTCAGTTGCTTTCTTTGGTGATGGAGCATCCAATACAGGGGCTTTTCATGAAGGAATTAACATCGCTGCATTATGGAAACTTCCTGTAATATTTGTCTGTGAAAACAATTTGTATGCAATTTCTACTCGTGCTTCAAAATCCATACCGATAGATAACATATCGGACAGAGCTTCTTCCTATGGTATACCGGGTGTCATCGTGGATGGGATGGATGTAGTTGCAGTTTTCAAGGCGGCTCATGAAGCCGTGGAAAGAGCAAGAAGAGGAGAAGGCCCGACATTGATGGAGTGTAAA harbors:
- the arcC gene encoding carbamate kinase is translated as MRKTAVVAIGGNSLIRDKGHQTVPDQFETTRENCKYISSMIEHGWNVVITHGNGPQVGFILLRSDLASHVLHTVPLDSCGADTQGALGYMIQQCLYNEFEKRNIEKQAVTVITQVLVDSNDPSFQNPTKPIGSFLDKEKARKFRDELGWNVTEDAGRGWRRVVPSPRPLRIIEINAIKALVSRGFVVTAVGGGGIPVIEKDGRLVGVEAVIDKDYASALLAIDMKVDLFVISTDVEKVALNFGKPNQELLDRMTLAEAKKYYKEGHFPKGSMGPKIEAIINFLESGGTKALITNSENIERALLGKTGTLIVP
- the pdhA gene encoding pyruvate dehydrogenase (acetyl-transferring) E1 component subunit alpha, whose product is MQLPLSKEKMIELYKVMLRIRRFEEKVSELFAKGLLPGFVHLYIGQEAVAAGVCTNLRKDDYVLSTHRGHGHCIAKGADLKRMMAELFGKKTGYCKGKGGSMHIADYSSGILGANAIVGASIPIATGAAFAAKSRETDQVSVAFFGDGASNTGAFHEGINIAALWKLPVIFVCENNLYAISTRASKSIPIDNISDRASSYGIPGVIVDGMDVVAVFKAAHEAVERARRGEGPTLMECKTYRFCGSFEGDSQHYKTKNEMEEWEKKNPLNLKETLIEIGVLTEAEVEDIEQEIRLAIEEAVRYAEESPYPEPEEVTKDLFA